A stretch of Pogona vitticeps strain Pit_001003342236 chromosome 5, PviZW2.1, whole genome shotgun sequence DNA encodes these proteins:
- the LOC110090918 gene encoding 5-hydroxytryptamine receptor 7, producing the protein MLTRISSSPFPERQLLIAENDEQEYPRWKSSPAPFMTEGASPPTEPDRPPTTKAGNLTDCGEDLLLYGDTEKIVIGTVLSVITLLTIAGNSLVIISVCIVKKLRQPSNYLVVSLAAADLSVAVAVMPFVIITDLVGGEWLFEEPFCNVFIAMDVMCCTASIMTLCVISVDRYLGITRPLTYPVRQDGKLMAKMVFIVWLLSASITLPPLFGWAKNVTEDRVCLISQDFGYTVYSTGVAFYIPMTVMLVMYSRIYKAAKASAEKHRFMDFPRSYEPGGAYCIEGGGLRHQRSTRRIKAAEECATFSRLLRQDRKNISIFKREQKAARTLGVIVGAFTFCWLPFFLMSTARPFLCGSQCSCVPLRLERTLLWLGYTNSLINPLIYAFFNRDLRTTFWSLLRCSYRNINRRLSAASMHEALKATEKHEGIL; encoded by the exons ATGTTGACCAGGATCAGCTCGAGCCCCTTTCCAGAGCGTCAGCTTCTAATTGCGGAGAATGATGAACAAGAATACCCTAGATGGAAATCAAGCCCGGCGCCATTCATGACGGAAGGCGCTTCTCCGCCCACTGAACCCGACCGGCCTCCCACCACCAAGGCCGGCAACTTGACGGACTGTGGGGAAGACCTTCTGCTCTATGGGGACACTGAGAAAATAGTCATTGGGACCGTCCTCTCCGTCATCACCCTCTTGACCATTGCCGGCAACAGTCTGGTCATCATCTCCGTGTGCATCGTCAAAAAGCTCCGGCAGCCGTCCAACTATCTCGTGGTCTCCTTGGCGGCGGCCGACCTCTCCGTGGCCGTGGCCGTCATGCCCTTCGTCATCATCACAGACTTGGTAGGAGGGGAATGGCTCTTCGAGGAGCCCTTCTGCAATGTCTTCATTGCCATGGACGTCATGTGTTGCACGGCCTCCATTATGACCCTCTGTGTCATTAGCGTGGACAG GTACCTGGGAATAACACGACCTTTAACCTACCCCGTGAGACAAGACGGGAAGCTGATGGCCAAGATGGTGTTCATTGTCTGGCTCCTCTCGGCCTCCATCACTCTCCCTCCTTTATTCGGCTGGGCTAAGAACGTCACGGAGGACAGGGTGTGCCTCATCAGCCAGGACTTTGGTTACACCGTCTATTCCACGGGCGTCGCCTTCTACATCCCCATGACGGTCATGCTGGTGATGTACAGCCGGATCTATAAGGCAGCCAAAGCGAGCGCCGAGAAACATCGGTTCATGGACTTCCCCAGATCCTACGAGCCGGGCGGCGCCTACTGCATCGAAGGGGGCGGCCTTCGACACCAGCGTAGCACCCGGCGGATCAAGGCAGCCGAAGAGTGTGCCACCTTTTCCAGGCTCCTCCGCCAAGATCGCAAGAACATCTCCATCTTCAAGAGGGAGCAAAAAGCAGCCAGGACCCTTGGCGTCATCGTGGGCGCCTTCACTTTCTGCTGGCTTCCGTTCTTCTTGATGTCCACAGCCAGGCCTTTCCTCTGTGGCAGCCAATGCAGCTGCGTTCCCCTGAGGCTGGAGAGGACCCTTCTGTGGCTGGGCTACACCAATTCCCTCATCAACCCATTGATCTACGCCTTCTTCAACCGGGACCTGAGGACTACCTTCTGGAGCCTGCTGCGCTGCAGCTATCGCAACATCAACCGGAGGCTCTCGGCCGCCAGCATGCATGAGGCCCTGAAAGCCACGGAGAAGCACGAGGGCATACTTTAA